In Janibacter cremeus, a genomic segment contains:
- a CDS encoding nuclear transport factor 2 family protein, protein MFREAVEAKDIDAVDEMLAEDCVFLSPVAYTPYPGKAITSAILRTVVEVFEDFTYVRQLRDGDHEAYIFTARVDGMEITGCDFLTFNEEGKISEFMVMTRPLKASQALAAAMGERFPQIQAAAAAAAGGE, encoded by the coding sequence ATGTTCCGTGAAGCCGTCGAAGCCAAGGACATCGACGCCGTCGACGAGATGCTCGCCGAGGACTGTGTCTTCCTCAGCCCGGTGGCGTACACCCCCTACCCCGGCAAGGCGATCACCAGCGCGATCCTGCGCACCGTCGTGGAGGTCTTCGAGGACTTCACCTATGTCCGCCAGCTGCGCGACGGCGACCACGAGGCGTACATCTTCACCGCAAGGGTCGACGGCATGGAGATCACCGGGTGCGACTTCCTCACCTTCAACGAGGAGGGCAAGATCAGCGAGTTCATGGTGATGACCCGCCCGCTCAAGGCCTCCCAGGCACTCGCTGCGGCCATGGGTGAGCGCTTCCCGCAGATCCAGGCCGCTGCGGCGGCCGCAGCCGGGGGCGAGTGA
- a CDS encoding haloalkane dehalogenase: METLRTPDERFTDLPDFGYDPHYADVPDQDGGTLRMAWVESGPADGPTVLLLHGEPSWSFLYRHVMRVLADAGIHAVAVDLVGFGRSDKPVDTAAHTYARHVEWVRSLVLDVLDLREVTLVGQDWGGLIGLRLVAENPDRFASVVAANTGLPTGDHDMPEVWWSFRRAVENAEVLDVGRFVASGCARGLGDESRAAYDAPFPDETYKAGPRVMPGLIPTSTDDPATEANRRAWDELTRWEKPFLVAFGDSDPITGAMAPVLKRNIPGAKGVTHPVIDRAGHFLQEDAGEELGRVVADFVTSGKG; the protein is encoded by the coding sequence ATGGAGACTCTGCGCACGCCCGACGAGCGATTCACCGACCTGCCCGACTTCGGCTACGACCCTCACTACGCCGACGTGCCCGACCAGGACGGTGGGACGTTGCGGATGGCGTGGGTCGAGTCCGGCCCCGCGGACGGACCCACGGTGCTGCTGCTGCACGGGGAGCCGAGCTGGTCCTTCCTCTACCGGCACGTGATGCGGGTGCTCGCCGACGCGGGCATCCACGCGGTCGCGGTGGACCTGGTCGGTTTCGGTCGGTCGGACAAGCCGGTCGACACCGCCGCGCACACCTACGCCCGGCACGTGGAGTGGGTGCGCAGCCTCGTCCTCGACGTGCTCGACCTGCGCGAGGTCACCCTCGTCGGGCAGGACTGGGGTGGGCTGATCGGGTTGCGCCTGGTCGCGGAGAACCCCGACCGCTTCGCCTCGGTCGTCGCCGCCAACACCGGCCTGCCGACCGGTGACCACGACATGCCCGAGGTGTGGTGGAGCTTTCGCCGCGCGGTGGAGAACGCCGAGGTGCTCGACGTCGGTCGCTTCGTCGCCTCCGGGTGCGCGCGCGGTCTGGGCGACGAGTCACGGGCCGCCTACGACGCGCCCTTCCCGGACGAGACGTACAAGGCCGGGCCACGAGTCATGCCGGGGCTCATCCCGACCTCGACCGACGACCCGGCCACCGAGGCGAACCGTCGCGCGTGGGACGAGCTGACGCGCTGGGAGAAGCCCTTCCTCGTCGCCTTCGGCGACAGCGACCCGATCACCGGCGCGATGGCCCCGGTGCTCAAGCGCAACATCCCCGGCGCGAAGGGGGTGACCCACCCGGTCATCGACCGCGCCGGGCACTTCCTGCAGGAGGACGCGGGGGAGGAACTCGGGCGGGTGGTCGCCGACTTCGTCACCAGCGGCAAGGGGTGA
- a CDS encoding NADP-dependent oxidoreductase has translation MKAFVKSDPAGSSITATEVPAPEVDTDDLLVRMHAVGVGIHDSYFLPADAGPSFPIGMEGAGVVEQVGPGVTQHRPGDRVAFVNAMEAKGGTWAEYAVVNTNSLILPVPDGLDFVEAAALPVAGNTILRTLAALPGMQSGSSLFVAGGAGAIGSLAIQIARQRGWRVAASASAHNHDYMRSLGAELTVDYHDSDWPEQVRGWLGEGVDAAIAIHPGTSTETMRAVKDGGTIVPVSGDSMAVERGIRAGMIAYQADVSRELDQLMADVVSKAIHLEIERVYPFDEAADALARVQTRHARGKLVLRLP, from the coding sequence ATGAAGGCCTTCGTGAAGTCCGACCCCGCCGGATCCAGTATCACGGCGACGGAGGTCCCGGCGCCTGAGGTGGACACGGACGACCTATTGGTGAGGATGCACGCGGTCGGGGTGGGGATCCACGACTCCTACTTCCTCCCGGCCGATGCCGGGCCCTCCTTCCCGATCGGCATGGAAGGCGCCGGCGTCGTCGAGCAGGTCGGCCCGGGCGTGACGCAGCACCGGCCCGGCGACCGCGTCGCCTTCGTCAACGCCATGGAGGCGAAGGGAGGGACCTGGGCCGAGTACGCCGTGGTCAACACCAACTCCCTGATCTTGCCGGTGCCTGACGGCCTCGACTTCGTCGAGGCCGCGGCGTTGCCGGTGGCGGGAAACACCATCCTGCGGACCCTGGCCGCGCTGCCCGGCATGCAGAGCGGCTCCTCACTCTTCGTCGCCGGTGGCGCCGGCGCCATCGGGTCCCTGGCGATCCAGATCGCGCGCCAGCGTGGCTGGCGGGTGGCCGCATCGGCATCAGCGCACAATCACGACTACATGCGGTCCCTGGGCGCGGAGCTGACGGTCGACTACCACGACAGCGACTGGCCGGAGCAGGTCCGGGGTTGGCTGGGCGAGGGAGTGGATGCCGCGATCGCGATCCATCCCGGCACGAGCACCGAGACCATGCGGGCCGTCAAGGACGGCGGCACCATCGTCCCGGTGTCCGGCGACTCCATGGCGGTCGAGCGCGGCATCCGGGCCGGGATGATCGCGTACCAGGCGGACGTGAGCCGCGAGCTCGACCAGCTGATGGCTGATGTGGTCTCCAAGGCCATCCACCTGGAGATCGAGCGGGTCTACCCCTTCGACGAGGCCGCGGACGCGCTTGCCCGGGTGCAGACCCGGCACGCCCGCGGCAAGCTCGTGCTGCGCCTGCCGTAG
- a CDS encoding DUF6318 family protein has translation MGVVRRRPVAVVAATVLAMGALSACGGESEGGPSSSSTTATPRSVESPSSSSSSSSSSSSSSSSSGSSDAPDLPEAATKHTQDGAVAFAKYYWNAQSRAIHEGDTSTLKTLVSDDCAVCYEYINAVDTEISAGRHANVLPTAVLDSKVTSETTGKSDQAVTVTAKDRAYKMVDKSGQSDMAPSDPIKYDVIIYLDWVSGAWAVVDSYMLT, from the coding sequence GTGGGTGTTGTCCGACGACGTCCGGTGGCCGTGGTGGCTGCGACCGTGTTGGCGATGGGTGCTTTGTCCGCCTGTGGTGGCGAGAGCGAAGGGGGGCCCTCCAGCTCGTCGACGACCGCGACTCCGCGGTCGGTCGAGTCGCCGTCGAGTAGTTCGAGTTCATCGTCCAGCTCGAGCTCGTCGTCTTCGTCGAGTGGCTCCAGCGATGCGCCCGATCTTCCTGAGGCGGCCACCAAGCACACCCAGGACGGGGCGGTGGCCTTTGCGAAGTACTACTGGAACGCGCAGAGCCGAGCTATCCATGAAGGCGATACCTCGACCCTGAAGACGCTTGTTTCCGATGATTGTGCGGTTTGCTACGAGTACATCAACGCCGTCGACACCGAGATCAGCGCCGGGCGACACGCGAACGTGCTTCCAACTGCCGTTTTGGATTCGAAGGTCACCTCTGAGACGACAGGCAAGTCCGATCAAGCGGTTACGGTCACTGCCAAGGATCGTGCCTACAAGATGGTCGACAAGTCCGGGCAATCGGACATGGCCCCGAGCGACCCCATCAAATATGACGTGATCATCTACCTCGATTGGGTGTCAGGTGCTTGGGCCGTAGTCGACAGTTACATGTTGACATGA
- a CDS encoding sulfurtransferase TusA family protein, whose translation MERLPDGAHLLRGGDLGCARLLVLLRQEAKQLPEGAVVHLETSDPIAPIDLPAWCRITGHGYLGPVEDEGVPRYGVRLSPVAKATDPQFPWRVVG comes from the coding sequence ATGGAACGACTCCCCGACGGCGCGCACCTGCTGCGCGGCGGCGACCTCGGGTGTGCGCGACTACTGGTCCTGCTGCGGCAGGAGGCCAAGCAGCTCCCCGAGGGTGCAGTCGTCCACCTCGAGACGAGCGACCCCATCGCGCCGATCGACCTGCCGGCGTGGTGCCGGATCACCGGGCACGGCTACCTCGGTCCGGTCGAGGACGAGGGCGTCCCGCGCTACGGGGTCCGGCTCTCGCCCGTGGCCAAGGCGACGGATCCACAGTTCCCTTGGCGTGTGGTGGGCTAG
- a CDS encoding SPFH domain-containing protein — translation MSNRAQQFMDTARQVADATGMGEAVDQAAEGAQNAGFDLNARDFPAARGEGGSAGTRINAEHVPLDEAAEQLSRSQYEMGTEGPVHVITPMVMPKGGRLRAMLPALLLVFLGIVGAIFLLPFGLSMTVFGPHYWLLVVVAAAFRWWRHGMVMVPEGCTALISRFGKVEDEVGPGRVTLWNPWKRVSYIVNTTREYPFNAPIRSAPTKSGVQASVDLFLQFRIVSAREFVFVLGAVQGFQDKLNNAISETTRSLIYEQEASGIYDLVGESTSRLLEQLNSQFAPAVELTTANITHAEPSAQEYRMDLAAPEMIRVAKEAYTYDYELSLKKEQNEGDLNKDLASLNENLSAIQADIARYQAQMDTALERETNRAEAVARQRFVESESDANANAALLEAQALDIRALSAALAPEILDYRYQQDMLEKMKSVSTSLPQIVRVGEESESVDYLQIARQLVGGQDQQLFSTEAMEAIRSRQSDISERVSSRETDIEELLKAPEETDVEILPSSESEYDAEGDQRLDEIRQSVTDEGVASQFKDVTSDVPTAPQQHDVTNEGEQA, via the coding sequence TTGAGCAACCGAGCCCAACAGTTCATGGACACTGCCCGGCAGGTCGCCGACGCGACCGGCATGGGCGAGGCAGTCGATCAGGCGGCCGAGGGCGCCCAGAACGCCGGATTCGACCTCAATGCGCGGGACTTTCCCGCAGCCCGGGGCGAAGGGGGGTCCGCGGGCACCCGGATCAACGCCGAGCACGTCCCTCTCGACGAGGCAGCGGAGCAGCTCAGTCGCAGCCAGTACGAGATGGGCACCGAGGGCCCCGTGCACGTCATCACCCCGATGGTCATGCCCAAGGGCGGCCGCCTGAGGGCGATGCTCCCGGCGCTGCTGCTGGTGTTCCTCGGCATCGTCGGTGCGATCTTCCTGCTGCCTTTCGGCCTGAGCATGACGGTCTTCGGCCCCCACTACTGGTTGCTCGTGGTGGTGGCCGCAGCCTTCAGGTGGTGGCGCCACGGGATGGTGATGGTCCCCGAGGGCTGCACCGCCCTGATCAGCCGGTTCGGCAAGGTCGAGGACGAGGTCGGCCCCGGCCGGGTGACGCTGTGGAACCCGTGGAAGCGGGTCTCCTACATCGTCAACACCACGCGTGAGTACCCCTTCAACGCCCCGATTCGCTCGGCCCCCACGAAGTCGGGCGTGCAGGCATCGGTCGACCTGTTCCTCCAGTTCCGCATCGTCAGCGCCCGCGAGTTCGTCTTCGTCCTCGGCGCCGTCCAGGGATTCCAGGACAAGCTGAACAACGCGATCTCCGAGACCACGCGCTCACTGATCTACGAGCAGGAGGCCTCGGGCATCTACGACCTCGTCGGGGAGAGCACCTCGCGCCTGCTCGAGCAGCTCAACTCCCAGTTCGCCCCCGCGGTGGAGCTGACGACGGCCAACATCACGCACGCCGAGCCGTCGGCGCAGGAGTACCGGATGGACCTCGCTGCCCCGGAGATGATCCGGGTCGCCAAGGAGGCCTACACCTACGACTACGAGCTGAGCCTGAAGAAGGAGCAGAACGAGGGTGACCTGAACAAGGACCTCGCCTCGCTCAACGAGAACCTCTCCGCGATCCAGGCCGACATCGCCCGCTACCAGGCGCAGATGGACACGGCACTGGAGCGCGAGACCAACCGCGCCGAGGCGGTGGCGCGCCAGCGCTTCGTCGAGTCCGAGTCCGACGCCAACGCCAACGCGGCACTGCTCGAGGCGCAGGCCCTGGACATCCGGGCGCTCAGTGCGGCGCTCGCGCCGGAGATCCTCGACTACCGCTACCAGCAGGACATGCTGGAGAAGATGAAGTCGGTCTCCACCTCCCTTCCGCAGATCGTGCGGGTCGGCGAGGAGTCCGAGAGCGTGGACTACCTCCAGATCGCTCGCCAGCTCGTCGGTGGTCAGGACCAGCAGCTCTTCTCCACCGAGGCCATGGAGGCCATCCGCTCGCGCCAGAGCGACATCTCCGAGCGTGTCTCCTCCCGCGAGACCGACATCGAGGAGCTGCTGAAGGCCCCCGAGGAGACGGACGTGGAGATCCTGCCGTCCTCGGAGTCCGAGTACGACGCCGAGGGCGATCAGCGCCTCGACGAGATCCGCCAGTCGGTGACCGACGAAGGGGT